The Cervus elaphus chromosome 12, mCerEla1.1, whole genome shotgun sequence DNA window GAGCCCCCTACCTCGGGGTGATTTAGGCTTAGGTTCAAATTCTTTGGGGGGCTTCTTTTTTCCCATCTAATCTATACCTTCCTGTTGTATCTTTTAATTAAATAGGTGatttttccccctcctctctcccattTCTAGAATGGCAGTCCTCTTCTGTTTCTGGCTTTATGGAGTTTGGTTTTAGGTCTCAGCTATGATCGGTATAGacctgactcctgacccagcaGGAACATTAAACCTTAGCACTATATTAGATTTAGATGTTCTGGAAAGCCATAATTAATTCACCCCAAGTTAGTATTTGGAAATGTATCTTTCCTGCTTATACACTATATTATGTATTTAGAAGTTGTGTTATATTTTATCCAGTATTTCTGTGTTTAGAAAAGAGGGAGGATCTTGTATCAACTCAGTCTACCATATTGAACAGAATTCTGCATGTAGTGGTCTTTACACCAGCATGATGCAAGTTTTTTTCCTGATCACTTGGGTATTTTGAAAGCACCTCATAGGTAGGTCAAATATTTGGGATTATTTTACATTGTTTGGAATTCAACTTCTCTAAAACAAATACCTAAGGTCCTAGTTACAAATTTAAATCTAGATCTCTTattcaagaattattttttaaacatatactttgcctttacttttaaaacttgcataaaaacaaaaattatcttACATTAgtagcaaaataaatatattttcagtttgcTAGGATACTGACAACTTACCTCTAGTTTAACTGAAACGGCAGCACTAGTGACTATCAAATGCTTACCATATGTCAGGAATGATACTAATCATCCTCCCAACACTAAAGCAGACACTATCActccctttttacagatgaggaaactgaggctcagagagataatATTTCTCACTTAACATCACATGGCTAGAGAATAGTCGGTGTGACTCCAAAACAAGGCTCTTAACCATCACACTCAGATCTATAAGTTTATTTGTAAATGTAGAAAGGGGAAACCTCTATATCTCAAAATAAGATGATGAATTGTACAGGTCCTAAGTCAACGACAGCCATAAATCTGAATCCCAGATGATTCAGCTGGTGGTATCAACCCGGCTCGGTACTATAACACAAAtctatttataaaaaatacatttgacaCTTATTTTCCTTAGTAAGAATTAATGTGCTGGACATTAAGAATTTCATAGAAATTTTATAACCATAacataataaattcattttatccactttttctttttccatattaaCATTTAGCTATTAGGTATATCAAAAGGTAAAATGATTTCccactaaaaatttattttgaagtatttaaatttaaattttttcaattcaaatttggataaaattatttgcaaacattttacataataagagaaaaatacttaCAGGACTGGAAAGAAGAGGCAATCCAGTTCGAGGATGAAAGGCTCTGGTTGAGGTTCCATCCAAGGAATGAAAATTATGTTTCTGCCAGACACTTGAATGTTTAAGTGGTATAGTTCTCTGCTAGGAAAAGAATTAGATTTTAATAGTAACatttaagctttttgtttttagatttattCTTAATATGTACTGAGGTATTACATCCTTGGCGGTAAAGTTAATGACCTATAAACCTatctatacacacatattcattatttgttgttaagtcgctaagccgtgtctgactcttttgcaaccccatggactgtatcctgccaggctcctctgaccatgggattttcaaggcaagaatactggagtgggttgccgtttccttctctggggtatcctcccaacccagggactgaacctgcatctcctgcagtggcaggcaggttctttattatcatctgaggcacaagggaagaccacatacacacacatttatatacactTTAATTAGAAAATAGAGTTTAAGAGTTTTTTCTAAGATGCTGAATAAACTCAAATAAAGAAAGTACGTCCAATGTatgccttgttgttgttcagttgcccagttgtgtctgacttattatgaccccatggacagcagcacaccaggtcaatgtattttatacttagtcTAACATTAGTAAGCtaatattcaatttttttaatttgtaaaaaaaacaacttctcaTAGTTAGAAAAAAATTAGTACAATATTCTAAAATACAAAACTATGTAAATAGCAAGAGCCCTCCTCAGAAAATGTAATTTGGTAGTTAGTGCATGATACAAGAatataaatgtgaattttaaaatatacttaacacAGTCACAGTACCATGTTTTTGAAGTGATATAAGCAATAGACTAGTTCTTAAGAATTTATGCAAGTTTATACTCAGAAATCAAAAATTCATGAAAACACATGAATATAAATCAGAAAGAACTAATGGGTCCTGGCTTTAATATTTCCTAGCTTTATTACCTTGGGCACATTATATAACCTCTCCAGGCCTAGAATCCTCATTTGCAAACTTGAGTTAGTAACAGCACCTAATCTCACATCATAGTGAAAGGATTTAGTAAGCCAACATATAGAAAACATTCGTAAGAGTGCCTAGGCACATAGCAAAGGctgtataattatatttaaagtaagaacatgaaaaaaactaATCGTAGTAGCTTGAAAAGTACCATGGTCAAAGTAAGCCTCCCTATAATGTACCAGAAAGGATCATGAAAAGCTAGTATTCTTAAGGTCAGGGTAGGTTTTTGTGACAATTAACGTTTTAGTAAATTGGAAACTGAAATTTGGTTAAACCCATGTGTTAGAGGAGAGGAAATCTTCTGTTGAAAAACAGCAATTGGAAACATAGCATAATTTTAAGACTCTAATGTCCAACAAGACTAATCTGCCTGATAAAGAAGATGAACCAAGGTCATTCAGATTCGGATCAAGGCAGTTAAGTAGTTTTCCATATAACTGAGATATAAATTTGTAATGCTTTttagagaaacaaaggaaatttaAGCCTAATAATAATTTTCTAAAGTTAAAAAGTGGTTTCGTGGACAAATAAAATGGAACTAACTTAAGTATGTCTGATTTATGTagtaaattaaaagtttaaaaaaatgtttaaaaatctacAATTTAATTGTTACTACAACTAAAAGCAAAAGAGATTCATCATTCTTACTTTAAAATTGAGGAAACTGGAAGTTTTAGAAGTGAGTGATTTATTCAGCTTCACTCAAGGACCAAATTTGTCTGGACTGGAATGTAGGTATTTTGACCACAGGTCAGTGATTTCACTAGATATACCTTAGCTGAGCAGAGGCATAACACAAAGGGCACTCTGCTCATAATGGGACAGAGTTGCTAACAACACATTAAGCTAATGATACAAGTttcatttctgactcctttttACTCTCCAGCAACTGTTCCCAGtattgaaataaacaaaaaagggaaagaggaagaatttACCTAGCATTTGCTCTTAAGTGGGTGGTTTATTTATAAGGATGCTAATACTAGTTCTGTAGCCAGACAGTCTGCTCTATAGACAATGGCACCTTGGACCTTTATAACAAGATCTTCTGTAAACAAAATTCAAACCATAACAAATATTTGAGGATTATATTTGAAATGTTAGATATTACTTACCAACACCTCTTTATTTTTCAGTCGTTCACATGTGGACAAACaatcttttaaattctttctctgaGAAGAGTTTTGAGAGTTTTCATCAATTGGATCTTCTTTCTTATCCTGTTCATTTCTTAATTGGTCTAGCTTTTTGCATTTGAAACCTTCACTATCTTTAACAAGATAATTTTCTATACTATTAAGGTGAGTGTTTTGTTCACATGGCTTAGGCCTCTTTGGGTCTTTATTTGAGCACTCGTTTTCATATTTACTCAGACATCCAGACATTTCCAACACAGTAACTTTTACtttcaagtcatttttttttgaattatcaCACTGGCGATTGTTAAAAGATTCTggattataattttcatttattattttgtccTTATACTTATTTGTGCAAATCTGTTTGTCAATACTATTACAATTTGAATGCTCTTTATCAATTTCATCGCTAATTTCTTGCTTCTTAAATTGACACTCAGAAGGTGTGTTTTCTAACCTGACTGTCAAATCGAAGTTGTTTTCTCTGCAGTGAGATATATTCGAAGGGGTCATTAAACCAGTAGCTTTGTTCTGTATCTCCTGAAATGTACTTCGGATTTCACTAGGATTGTCCTTATACAGATTTCTTCTTGTTTGAGGTTGCAAAGAAGGCTTGACTTTACTGTTGCAattaaaagaactaaaatatttGTTAGATATTAAGTTTTTCCCTTCACTGATGTCATCTAACAAGGAAAATTTTGTAttagaaatggaaacagagatgtcatccttgtttttcttcaataaatttttgtcTTCATAGGAACTCCTAAATACTTTAGAAGGAACTGAACTGGAGTCCTGCATATTGAATGATTGCCGGGGCATGTGAGATGCCATTGGATCAATATGCTCCAAGTGTTGAGCAATCCTTGCAATGATATCTTGCCGTCCTTGGAGTAAAGAGCTTATCAAAGGATTAGACTCACCAACAGACTGACGAGAATGAAGACCATTAGAGATGCAAGTGCCATTTTGAGGAGTTTCTGGTTTTACTCGAATCTTCCCTTCACTGGTGTCTTCTGAAGAGGTGAGCTCTGGACTgccaaaagagacagagaatgtTTCTTTACATCTTcttacactttcattttcttgtgaAACACGGAGAAGTTTTGAATTAAGTGAACTAGATTCTTGTATATTAAGTGGATGTCCAGAAATATGGGAAGTACTTGGATCACAATGAATCAAATGCTGAGCTATTCTTGCGATAACTTCTTGCCGGTCCTGAATTAAAGAGCCTATTAAAGGATTAGTTTCACCAACTGACTGCCAGGAACTCTGGCGACTAGAGTCACTGGAATCAACcactgaaaatgattttaaagttcTCACTGATGTTTCATGTGACTTTTTCTCTCCTATACTACTGAAGCCCAAAATATTGCCTTGAGATGTTCCATAGTCAGATTTACTGCCAGTGCCTGGATATAGCTTGACATTTTTGACAGCTGCATTATATTCTGGAGTTGTGCCATTTTTTGCATGTAATATTATGCTTTCAGGTGCCATGGTCCAAGTTTGTTTGCTGCAAACACGCTGTGAACTGTCTGTACTACAGTGATCTGCTTCTGTAGAATTTCGGTGCTGATGGGTTTTAAGTTCATGTTCTTGAATTCTTTTCTCATAAAGGCCAATATTAGTGTGAATACTACAGGCCAAAACTGGATAATTAGATTGTCTGGGCAGGGACTGAACGCTGACTTTCAAGGCCACATTGTGAGAAACATTGGGAACAGGAAACACATGTTCAATTGGAGTCTGTGAGAAATTCCACTGTAGGTCTACATCAGCAGCACTGATTCTAGAAtcacacagaaaaaaatggaatcaatGGATTATAAAACATATcattattatacattatttttaaaactttaaacagTCATATACTTACCTTTGTTTGCATTAGTTACTATTGAGATTTTAATCTACTTTACCATGCATGTCACTCTAACAAAACCAACATAAATAGACTATGCCTGCAATACAATCTTCTTTTTAAGAACACTATAGTAGTAAAGCACTAAAAATACTGTAATTCAAAATTAGTtgtcaaaacagaaaaaaggaacTTTCCATTTGCtactaaataaatgaattcagttaaTTCTATTATAATTATATGCTTTCTGTGAGGTGATTTAGAGATACTCTCTTTCTCACAGCTACCTGCCTAAAGAGACAGTTAAGACAGCTGTTCAGTAGCTTGTGTGTTTACAGTTTTCAAGATCTAAAAATTAAGTAGGTTTACCATTGTGAAAATTCAGCAGCCCAGAaagttttttcactttatttataatGGTGGTATGAATTCATTGTTGGTTCTATAAAGTAAGCTTAACAGTTCTCTGAAAACAAATCTACACCAAATTTAACCCAAGAAGCAAAACTCATCTTGAGTCATATCATATCTAAATTTCTCTAACTTGCTTTGAGAAAAACTTGAGTAAATATTATCCACTTacatttagaaatgaagaaaataaactgcTTAAAAGGTCAAATACCATTCGGTAGTTAACCACTGTAGCTGAATATGCATGGTTCTTTTTCTGCCCTAGACATACCTGTAAAGAATATTTCGTGGAGTAGCACCATGAGAAACACTCAGCCAAGCACTTAAttgagaaaaaaacacaaatgagcGGACAGCCAACAGGAGAGTCTTCTCTTCAATAAATCGATCACCACTCCTAAAGAAAGTCAAAAAGCATCATCTAAATGTCAGCAAGTATAAAATGACTGAATTTTAGAAAGAAACTGGTAAATACATCACTCAGGGTATGTGCTTTCAAGAGTGTGGGAGTACATTTACGAGTGTCACTTGaagtcacagaaatacaaaataggtaaattttaatacataaataGAGGGATTCAAAGACATATTATTAAAGTAATTTATAGAAAGTAATGGAAAATCGAATTTAACAGGGACAACTTCAAACTCAGTTCAACTTACTGTCTAGGAACTGGCTCCAATATCCATCTTTCTAATAATAATGCATCTTGTTTAATAGCAGGATCATTCAGATCAATTCCTTCGGTGGTGGGCCCATCATCACTGTAGCAGCAGTCTGGTAGTAGCATCACTTCCACCATGATTGGAAGGTTATTCTTCCACAACAAGGCGACCTCAGACCTAGTTCGTCTGGCTTGGCGACACTTCGAGAAGATGGAGATAAGCAAAATGGCTCAATAGCCCATccaattttatatttcaattcaAAAAGTATAATTGTAAAGCAGACATCTGTATGAAAATGAGTCACCTATTCAAGGGCTTTGCTCAGGCTTGTCTGTCTATTTAGGTTTCCTCATTAAACAATGCATCAGCACTATTAACTCCAGAGTGTGGGGATTAGTAGCTAACAACAATTTTGATGCAAATTTTCTTGTGGGAGGATATCTTTGCTCTATTTTGTGGAAAAATAACTGCCATGCACAATGTCTGACAGGCCTCAAGATGGCCCAGCCTTGTCTCATCTGTCAATGATATCATTAATTATAGACGAAAGAGTCATTCTAAGAGcaaactattaaaatattaaaaattaatatttcaatttaatttaaaatattaaaagtccaTTTTCATTAAACACTCAAAATAGACAAGATtttagaagtttaaaattttggactacatttaaaaaactaactgGCAGAAATATCTTTACAGCGAATTATACGCTACAtaccaaaataattatttttaacagtaTTATACAGAAACATTAATGGCAGCAAAAAGCATCCTCCCATTAACATGGGGAAAATAATAATGAACATAAAtctaataaataaacaagaacacAAAGTTGATGAACTAGGGCTGAGACTAAAACTAACGGAATCTAATTCATAGTTAACAAGGATCATCTTAAATCTGATGTGTGTGGACAAAGGTATGAAATTGGCTGCACGCTTACCTGCTGATGGAAAAGCTACGTACTATACTTTTTCTTTATGTTGTAACCAATTTTATAGTTAAATGTGAATGTTATAATTGTAATAAAGGTGATGACAAAATTTAAGCTAATTTATATAAAAGGCAGATAAAACGCATTCAACACACAATTCTCACCTGGGCCAGCTTGTCACTACATTCATGTTTTGTAGTTACTGGGTAACAGGACTGTGCTGGAGGACAATGGAAACTTTCTGTTCGACCTTTAACAGAACATTCAGGTGTTCGTCCTTCTGTTATTAACAAGGCCAGAGAGACCAAGAATTCCTCTGCATCATACTCAAAATATTCATCCAGAGTATCtagtattaaaagaaagaaagaaagaaagatgggtCCTTGCTTTAAGGTATCCTTGAcaggaattcattttttaatgtctaCAAAAACTAATACCATAGCCCAAATTCAATTATATCCACTAACAAAGAGtgaagctatttcaagtcctaaaagacgatgttgtgaaagttctgcactcaatatgccagcaaatttggaaaactcagcagtggccacaggactggaaaagatcagttttcatgccaatcccaaagaaaggcaatgccaaagaatgctcaaactactgcacaattgcactcatctcacatactagtaaagtaatgctcaaaattctccaagccaggcttctacagtacgtgaactatggacttccagatgttcaagctggatttagaaaagccagaggaactagagatcaaattgccaacatccgttagatcaaagtaaaagcaagagagttccagaaaaacatctatttctgctttattgactatgccaaagcctttgactgtgtgcatcacaacaaactgtggaaaattcttcaagagatgggaataccagaccacttcacctgcctcctgagaaatctgtatgcaggtcaagaagcaacagttagaactggacatggaacaacagactggttccaaactgggaaaggagtatgtcaaggctctatactgtcaccctgcttatttaacttttattcagagtacatcatgagaaatgctgggctggatgaaacacaagctggaatcaagattgctgggagaaatatcaataacctcagatatgcagatgacaccaccctaagggcagaaagtgaagaagaactaaagagcctctagattaaagtgaaagaaaagagtgaaaaaattggcttagaactcaacattcagaaaactaagatcgtgtcatctggtcccatcacttcacggcaagtagattgggaaacagtggaaacagtggctgactttatattttgggctccaaaatcactgcagatggtgactgcagccatgaaattaaaagacacttgctccttggaagaaaagttatgaccaatcaaGACAGcctaataaaaagcagagacattactttgctaacaaaggtctgtctagtcaaagctgtggtttttccagcagtcatgtatggatgtgagagttggaccataaagaaagatgagtgtcgaagaattgatgcttttgaactgtggtgttggagaagactcttgagaggtccttagactgcaaggagatccaaccagtccatcctaaaggaaatcagtcctgaatattcatcggaaggactgatattgaagctgaaactccaatacttttaccacctgatgtgaagagctgacttatttgaaaagacctgaagctgggaaagactgaaggtgtgaggagagggggacgacagaggatggtatggttggatggcatcaccgactcaatggacatgagtttgagtaaactctgggagttggtgatggacagggaggtctggcatgctgcagtccatggggtcacaaagagttggacacaaccaagtgactgaactgaacaaagagtgaaaaaagagtaaaaacaagGCAATTatagcataaaattatttttatgtaaacgtcaattaaaatatttaatattaaggaatagaaaaagcaagagaattccagaaaaacatctacttctgcttcactgactgtgataaagcctttgtgtggatcacggcaaattgtggaaaattctcaaagcgATGGtaggataccagaccacctcacctgcctcctgagaaacctgtatgcagatcaagaaacaacagttagaacaagacatggaacaatgaactggctcCAGATTGggaaggggtacatcaaggctgtatattgtcacttgtttatttaacttatatgcagagtatttcATGCTAAGTGTGGGGATGGATGAAGAACGAGCTGGAATcaggatggctgggagaaatattaataacctcagatatgcagatgacaccacccttatggcagaaagcaaagaggaactaaaaagcctcttggtgaagattaaagaggagagtgaaaaagctggcttaaaactcaacattcaaaaaattaagatcatggcatccagtcccatcacttcatggctaatagatgaggaaacaatggaaacagtgagagactttattttcctcgGCTCCAAAACctctgcagatggggactgcagctatgaaattaaaagatgcatgatccttggaagaaaagttatgaccaacctagacagcatattaaaaagcagagacactactttgccaacaaaggtccatctagtcaaagctgtggtttttccagtagtcatgcatggatgtgagagttggatcataaagaaggctgagcattgaataaatgatgcttttgaactgtggtgttggaaaagactcttgagagtcttttgaacttcaaggagatccaaccagtcaattctaaaggaaatcagtcctgaatatttattggaaggactgatgctgaagctgaaactccaatactttggccacctgatatgaagagctgactcattagaaaagaccttgatgctgagaaaaattgaaggcaggaagagaagcggatgacagaggatcagtaGGTttgacagcatcaccaactcaatggacatgagtttgaacaatctCCGGAGATGGTgcaagacagggaagcctgacgtgctgcagtctatgaggtcacagagtcggacacaactgagcaactgaacaacaacaaaaaatcctttATGATAATAATATTTTTGGATGTCAAATATAATAGCTTTTATGAAGAAAACTTTGCCAACAGCCAAAATGTTAAAATGTCTTATTACATCATATATTTTTAGGTAAGatgttttattactattattaaatattagaaaataagcaGATCCAAAagtatgttttttcctttctctccctttcccattCCTTAACTAATTCCTTCTTATAGCCCTAATTCAGTGATGTGGACATTCACAGCCACAgggttcttctttttctttgctacATAGTAGTAGTAGTTTCAGAGGAAGACATTTCATAATTATCCAACAGGAGATGCAGGCCTGATTGCAATATATGAAGTGTGATGTGTTTTGGTTCCTATGCAGTTCCAAACAATCTAACCTGCAAATGTTTCCCTTAGTTATATTAACTTTAAATTTCTCACAAgtcctccaattttaaaaatacagttagtTTTCAAAACTGTTAACCTGCTATGCAGATtggacatgcatgcatgtgtacatgcataCACAAAATTCAATTTATAGTACAGTCTTTAAAAGGCTGCTTTCTCTTATCTCTGCCAATTAAACAGTACATACAGGTGACACACacgcctgtaatacaggagacgcaggagacagaggtttgatccctgggtcaggaagatgtgatgctagtggtaaagaacccgtctgctgttgcaggagatacaagagacttgggtttgatccctgggtcgggaagatcccctggagaacggcatggcaactcactccagtattcttgcctgtagaatcccatggacaggggagcctggtggacaacaGTTCTTACgttcacaaagagtttgacatgactgaaccaacttagcacacaagcgactaagcacatccTGAagtagatatcaagggaacacaaAGTTGTACTACATATAGCTACTAGTCTCAAACGGTTTGACttagagatgatttttaaaacagtggAACATTGAACATTGAAGCACACAATAAATTCCAAAGAAGTTCAGATAACACTGGTAAAATTTTGCAAAAGAGGCAGATGTTGGGCTGAACCAGGAAAGAGAAAGTACAACTTGAGGGGAGCATTTGTACAAAAGAAGTATAGAAAAGGCATGACTGGAGCCTGATTGTGAATAGCCTTGAGCAGGGTATGATGATAAGCATCTATATCTAGACTCAGGAACGTCTTATCAGGAAAAGAAGGAACCTTGAGAGCCAACTTGATTGAGCTGGTGGTATTTTAAGGCCATTCTGAAAAGTTTCCCTAAAATGAGCATTTACAACATATAAAATAGCAGTCAACCCTTAGTGACGTTGTCAGGCACTGTCAATTCTCACTGCTTTCTAtacattaacttatttaatcctcagagcACCTCTAGAAGGTGGGGACTATTACTACCATTTTTACAGATAACCAAAGCatagagagattaaataactgcCCAAGATCACCCTGCTAGGAAGCTGCAAAGTTGGTATTTGAACCTACCTAAGTCTGGTTCCAGAATCTGAGTCCCTAACTACCCCAAACATGCTTTCTTTTATTGTGGCTACAAATTTTGCTTTTATATACTTTAATAgatatttgtaaaaatataaacataaataatatacattcaacatatattttaataatatattttggaaTAGTTGTGGTACAGGGTTTGTTTCCAGGAAAAGGAccataatttataatattgtgccaACTGGGGATAAAAGAGAGGTCTGAACTTTCATTTTTCCTCCAGGAACCAATTAGGTCATAAGCCAAGGGTCTCCTGTGGTCTCCTCAGACACAGTGAACTAAATCATGATGTCCTgcagggggaatcaaaagggaataaaaagaaatccattcATCCTTTTTTCTCTGATGGTTCTGTGGGTTTTCAAGACTAGCTCAGCTTTGCCATGGGCTGGCAACATGGCATGATTTTAGCTCCCAGAAAATTTCTCTTGGCTCATCCTTTTCCCTCTCTCAAACTGTGGGGTAATCTTGGAGAGCTAAAAATTGTGTCAGAACAGTTGCTTCTAAGCTATGAAATGCTGAGCTATGATATGACTTACTCACATGCTAGAAATTATTAAGTTTAAAGTGATA harbors:
- the FAM214A gene encoding protein FAM214A isoform X3; this translates as MKPDRDTLDEYFEYDAEEFLVSLALLITEGRTPECSVKGRTESFHCPPAQSCYPVTTKHECSDKLAQCRQARRTRSEVALLWKNNLPIMVEVMLLPDCCYSDDGPTTEGIDLNDPAIKQDALLLERWILEPVPRQSGDRFIEEKTLLLAVRSFVFFSQLSAWLSVSHGATPRNILYRISAADVDLQWNFSQTPIEHVFPVPNVSHNVALKVSVQSLPRQSNYPVLACSIHTNIGLYEKRIQEHELKTHQHRNSTEADHCSTDSSQRVCSKQTWTMAPESIILHAKNGTTPEYNAAVKNVKLYPGTGSKSDYGTSQGNILGFSSIGEKKSHETSVRTLKSFSVVDSSDSSRQSSWQSVGETNPLIGSLIQDRQEVIARIAQHLIHCDPSTSHISGHPLNIQESSSLNSKLLRVSQENESVRRCKETFSVSFGSPELTSSEDTSEGKIRVKPETPQNGTCISNGLHSRQSVGESNPLISSLLQGRQDIIARIAQHLEHIDPMASHMPRQSFNMQDSSSVPSKVFRSSYEDKNLLKKNKDDISVSISNTKFSLLDDISEGKNLISNKYFSSFNCNSKVKPSLQPQTRRNLYKDNPSEIRSTFQEIQNKATGLMTPSNISHCRENNFDLTVRLENTPSECQFKKQEISDEIDKEHSNCNSIDKQICTNKYKDKIINENYNPESFNNRQCDNSKKNDLKVKVTVLEMSGCLSKYENECSNKDPKRPKPCEQNTHLNSIENYLVKDSEGFKCKKLDQLRNEQDKKEDPIDENSQNSSQRKNLKDCLSTCERLKNKEVLQRTIPLKHSSVWQKHNFHSLDGTSTRAFHPRTGLPLLSSPVPQRKAQSGCFDLDSSFLHLKSLSSRSPQPCLNIEDDPDIHEKPLLSSSAPPVTSLSLLGNFEESVLNYRLDPLGIVDGFTAEVGASGVFCPTHLTLPVEVSFYSVSDDNAPSPYMGVITLESLGKRGYRVPPSGTIQVTLFNPNKTVVKMFVVIYDLRDMPANHQTFLRQRTFSVPVKQEMKRSVNKENIRHTEERLLRYLIHLRFQSSKSGKIYLHRDVRLLFSRKSMEVDSGAAYELKSYTESPTNPQFSPRC
- the FAM214A gene encoding protein FAM214A isoform X1 produces the protein MVFSGNKGLHREDTLDEYFEYDAEEFLVSLALLITEGRTPECSVKGRTESFHCPPAQSCYPVTTKHECSDKLAQCRQARRTRSEVALLWKNNLPIMVEVMLLPDCCYSDDGPTTEGIDLNDPAIKQDALLLERWILEPVPRQSGDRFIEEKTLLLAVRSFVFFSQLSAWLSVSHGATPRNILYRISAADVDLQWNFSQTPIEHVFPVPNVSHNVALKVSVQSLPRQSNYPVLACSIHTNIGLYEKRIQEHELKTHQHRNSTEADHCSTDSSQRVCSKQTWTMAPESIILHAKNGTTPEYNAAVKNVKLYPGTGSKSDYGTSQGNILGFSSIGEKKSHETSVRTLKSFSVVDSSDSSRQSSWQSVGETNPLIGSLIQDRQEVIARIAQHLIHCDPSTSHISGHPLNIQESSSLNSKLLRVSQENESVRRCKETFSVSFGSPELTSSEDTSEGKIRVKPETPQNGTCISNGLHSRQSVGESNPLISSLLQGRQDIIARIAQHLEHIDPMASHMPRQSFNMQDSSSVPSKVFRSSYEDKNLLKKNKDDISVSISNTKFSLLDDISEGKNLISNKYFSSFNCNSKVKPSLQPQTRRNLYKDNPSEIRSTFQEIQNKATGLMTPSNISHCRENNFDLTVRLENTPSECQFKKQEISDEIDKEHSNCNSIDKQICTNKYKDKIINENYNPESFNNRQCDNSKKNDLKVKVTVLEMSGCLSKYENECSNKDPKRPKPCEQNTHLNSIENYLVKDSEGFKCKKLDQLRNEQDKKEDPIDENSQNSSQRKNLKDCLSTCERLKNKEVLQRTIPLKHSSVWQKHNFHSLDGTSTRAFHPRTGLPLLSSPVPQRKAQSGCFDLDSSFLHLKSLSSRSPQPCLNIEDDPDIHEKPLLSSSAPPVTSLSLLGNFEESVLNYRLDPLGIVDGFTAEVGASGVFCPTHLTLPVEVSFYSVSDDNAPSPYMGVITLESLGKRGYRVPPSGTIQVTLFNPNKTVVKMFVVIYDLRDMPANHQTFLRQRTFSVPVKQEMKRSVNKENIRHTEERLLRYLIHLRFQSSKSGKIYLHRDVRLLFSRKSMEVDSGAAYELKSYTESPTNPQFSPRC